A region from the Brassica napus cultivar Da-Ae chromosome C8, Da-Ae, whole genome shotgun sequence genome encodes:
- the LOC125591651 gene encoding glutathione S-transferase T3-like, with translation MYLRLKVAHLRLCVAIRATQNILKTMDPKTSYTNLLFSQSQTTVDLDLPEPFWLGSQGPNESVVEPVVESGGNPKERRKWCPKEDKILIGAWLNTSKDVVVSNDQRAGAFWKRIVDYYNASPQLAGTIPREVCSCKKRWGRINADVSKFAGCYDAALREQRSGQNDDDVMKAAIDIFFKTNDYKFIMDHCWRELRHDQKWCSTYGPKECGKEKRKGDVEADGGDEAEGIPIGVKTAKAASKKKKSGKEESLAKIHAIMEIKEKLSKQKVLERLLGKKEPLTEMETSLQLKLMAEML, from the coding sequence ATGTATCTTAGGTTAAAGGTCGCCCACTTGAGGCTATGTGTTGCTATTAGAGCGACACAGAACATTCTCAAAACCATGGATCCTAAAACTAGTTATACAAACCTCTTGTTTAGTCAATCTCAGACTACAGTGGACCTTGATTTACCCGAACCTTTTTGGTTGGGTAGCCAAGGTCCTAATGAGTCAGTTGTCGAGCCTGTTGTCGAGTCTGGTGGCAACCCTAAGGAGAGGAGGAAATGGTGTCCGAAGGAGGATAAAATCCTTATTGGTGCTTGGCTTAACACTAGTAAGGATGTTGTCGTAAGTAATGACCAGAGGGCTGGTGCATTCTGGAAGCGCATTGTCGACTACTACAACGCAAGTCCGCAATTGGCTGGGACAATTCCGAGAGAGGTTTGTTCCTGCAAGAAGCGTTGGGGTAGGATCAACGCTGACGTATCCAAGTTTGCTGGATGCTATGACGCCGCTCTGAGGGAGCAGAGGAGTGGccaaaatgatgatgatgtgatgaaagcCGCCATAGACATTTTCTTCAAAACTAACGACTACAAGTTCATCATGGATCACTGCTGGAGGGAGCTGAGGCATGACCAGAAATGGTGCTCCACCTATGGGCCTAAAGAATGTGGAAAGGAAAAGCGCAAAGGAGACGTGGAGGctgatggaggagatgaagcagaGGGCATACCTATTGGGGTCAAGACTGCTAAAGCTGcatctaagaagaagaagagtggtaAAGAAGAGTCTTTGGCAAAGATACACGCAATCATGGAAATCAAAGAAAAGCTGTCTAAACAGAAGGTCCTTGAACGTCTTCTTGGCAAAAAAGAGCCACTCACTGAGATGGAAACATCTCTTCAACTAAAACTCATGGCTGAGATGTTATGA
- the LOC106410311 gene encoding trihelix transcription factor GTL1-like isoform X1, whose protein sequence is MEQGGGGGGNEVVEEASPISSRPPANMEELMRFSAAADDGGGFGGGGGSSSSSSGNRWPREETLALLRIRSEMDSTFRDATLKAPLWEHVSRKLLELGYKRNAKKCKEKFENVQKYHKRTKETRGGRHEGKTYKFFSQLEALNTSTTPAPPSSLDVTPLSVANPVQQPSSSSSQFPVFSLTQTPPPSQPLPPHTVSFTPNPLPPPPPPSVDPPFPGGTFSSHSSSTASGMGSDDDDDMDVDQAGPSSHKRKRENRGTGGGKMMELFEGLVRQVMQKQAAMQRSFLEALEKREQERLAREEAWKRQEMSRLAREHEIMAQERAASASRDAAIISLIQKITGHTIQLPHSLSSQPSPPPPAAKRPSSQAVEPPLSQPIMAIPQQQVLPPPPPHQPQQQQQQEMIMSSDQSLPSSSRWPKEEILALINLRSGMEPRYQDNVPKGLLWEEISTSMKRMGYNRNAKRCKEKWENINKYYKKVKESNKKRPQDAKTCPYYHRLDLLYSSKVLGSGAGSSTSSLPQDQISTIQKQSPVSAMKPSQEGDVYVHQTHGSASSEEEEPREETPQGAEKPEDLVMRELMQQKQQQEEDSMIGEYEKIEASHNYNMEEEEMDEELDDDEKSAAYEIAFQSPANRGGNGHSEPPFLTMVQ, encoded by the exons ATGGAGcaaggaggtggtggtggtggtaatGAAGTGGTGGAGGAAGCTTCACCGATCAGCTCAAGACCTCCGGCGAATATGGAAGAGCTTATGAGATTCTCAGCAGCGGCAGATGACGGTGGAGGatttggaggaggaggaggaagctcGTCTTCTTCATCGGGAAATAGATGGCCAAGAGAAGAAACACTTGCACTTCTTAGGATCCGATCTGAAATGGACTCTACTTTCCGTGACGCCACTCTCAAAGCTCCTCTTTGGGAACACGTTTCcag GAAGCTGTTGGAGCTTGGTTACAAACGCAATGCTAAGAAATGCAAAGAGAAGTTTGAAAACGTTCAGAAATATCACAAACGCACCAAAGAAACGCGCGGTGGTCGCCACGAAGGTAAAACATACAAGTTCTTCTCTCAGCTCGAAGCTCTCAACACTAGTACTACTCCTGCTCCTCCCTCTTCTCTCGACGTCACTCCTCTCTCCGTCGCCAATCCAGTTCAgcagccttcttcttcttcttctcaattcCCCGTTTTCTCTCTAACCCAAACGCCACCACCGTCCCAACCGCTTCCACCGCACACAGTCTCCTTTACTCCCAATCCattgcctcctcctcctcctccttcagtAGATCCCCCATTTCCCGGAGGTACCTTCTCTTCTCACAGCTCATCGACGGCTTCAGGAATGGGGTCTGATGATGACGACGACATGGACGTGGATCAGGCGGGTCCCAGTAGCCACAAACGCAAACGTGAAAACCGAGGCACTGGAGGCGGCAAGATGATGGAACTATTCGAAGGTTTGGTGAGACAAGTGATGCAGAAACAAGCGGCGATGCAACGGAGCTTTCTCGAGGCGCTTGAGAAGAGAGAACAAGAACGTCTTGCTCGAGAAGAAGCTTGGAAACGCCAAGAGATGTCTCGGTTAGCTCGAGAGCACGAGATCATGGCTCAAGAACGAGCGGCTTCTGCTTCCCGTGACGCTGCAATCATCTCATTGATCCAGAAAATTACTGGCCATACCATTCAGTTACCTCATTCTTTATCATCACAACCGTCTCCGCCGCCTCCTGCCGCTAAACGTCCTTCATCACAAGCTGTCGAACCACCTCTTTCACAACCAATAATGGCGATTCCACAACAGCAAGTTCTTCCTCCGCCTCCTCCGCATcaaccacaacaacaacaacaacaagagatgATTATGAGCTCGGATCAATCGTTACCGTCATCATCGAGATGGCCAAAGGAGGAGATTCTTGCTCTTATAAACCTGAGGAGCGGAATGGAACCAAGGTACCAAGATAATGTCCCTAAAGGACTTTTATGGGAAGAGATATCAACTTCAATGAAGAGAATGGGATACAACAGAAACGCAAAGAGATGCAAAGAGAAATgggaaaacataaacaaatactACAAAAAAGTTAAAGAAAGCAACAAGAAACGTCCTCAAGATGCTAAGACATGTCCTTATTATCACCGCCTTGATCTTCTTTACAGCAGCAAAGTACTCGGTAGTGGTGCCGGTTCTAGCACTTCTTCTCTACCTCAAGACCAAATATCAACAATACAAAAGCAGAGTCCGGTCTCTGCAATGAAGCCGTCACAAGAAGGGGATGTTTACGTCCATCAAACTCACGGCTCAGCTTCAAGTGAGGAAGAAGAACCAAGAGAGGAAACTCCACAAGGAGCGGAGAAG CCAGAAGACCTTGTGATGAGAGAGCTGATgcaacaaaaacaacaacaagaagaagattCAATGATAGGTGAGTATGAAAAGATTGAGGCGTCTCACAACTATAacatggaagaagaagagatggatgAAGAACTAGACGACGATGAGAAATCCGCGGCTTATGAGATTGCATTTCAGAGCCCTGCAAACAGAGGAGGTAATGGCCACTCTGAGCCACCTTTCTTGACAATGGTTCAGTAA
- the LOC106410311 gene encoding trihelix transcription factor GTL1-like isoform X2, whose protein sequence is MEQGGGGGGNEVVEEASPISSRPPANMEELMRFSAAADDGGGFGGGGGSSSSSSGNRWPREETLALLRIRSEMDSTFRDATLKAPLWEHVSRKLLELGYKRNAKKCKEKFENVQKYHKRTKETRGGRHEGKTYKFFSQLEALNTSTTPAPPSSLDVTPLSVANPVQQPSSSSSQFPVFSLTQTPPPSQPLPPHTVSFTPNPLPPPPPPSVDPPFPGGTFSSHSSSTASGMGSDDDDDMDVDQAGPSSHKRKRENRGTGGGKMMELFEGLVRQVMQKQAAMQRSFLEALEKREQERLAREEAWKRQEMSRLAREHEIMAQERAASASRDAAIISLIQKITGHTIQLPHSLSSQPSPPPPAAKRPSSQAVEPPLSQPIMAIPQQQVLPPPPPHQPQQQQQQEMIMSSDQSLPSSSRWPKEEILALINLRSGMEPRYQDNVPKGLLWEEISTSMKRMGYNRNAKRCKEKWENINKYYKKVKESNKKRPQDAKTCPYYHRLDLLYSSKVLGSGAGSSTSSLPQDQISTIQKQSPVSAMKPSQEGDVYVHQTHGSASSEEEEPREETPQGAEKKTL, encoded by the exons ATGGAGcaaggaggtggtggtggtggtaatGAAGTGGTGGAGGAAGCTTCACCGATCAGCTCAAGACCTCCGGCGAATATGGAAGAGCTTATGAGATTCTCAGCAGCGGCAGATGACGGTGGAGGatttggaggaggaggaggaagctcGTCTTCTTCATCGGGAAATAGATGGCCAAGAGAAGAAACACTTGCACTTCTTAGGATCCGATCTGAAATGGACTCTACTTTCCGTGACGCCACTCTCAAAGCTCCTCTTTGGGAACACGTTTCcag GAAGCTGTTGGAGCTTGGTTACAAACGCAATGCTAAGAAATGCAAAGAGAAGTTTGAAAACGTTCAGAAATATCACAAACGCACCAAAGAAACGCGCGGTGGTCGCCACGAAGGTAAAACATACAAGTTCTTCTCTCAGCTCGAAGCTCTCAACACTAGTACTACTCCTGCTCCTCCCTCTTCTCTCGACGTCACTCCTCTCTCCGTCGCCAATCCAGTTCAgcagccttcttcttcttcttctcaattcCCCGTTTTCTCTCTAACCCAAACGCCACCACCGTCCCAACCGCTTCCACCGCACACAGTCTCCTTTACTCCCAATCCattgcctcctcctcctcctccttcagtAGATCCCCCATTTCCCGGAGGTACCTTCTCTTCTCACAGCTCATCGACGGCTTCAGGAATGGGGTCTGATGATGACGACGACATGGACGTGGATCAGGCGGGTCCCAGTAGCCACAAACGCAAACGTGAAAACCGAGGCACTGGAGGCGGCAAGATGATGGAACTATTCGAAGGTTTGGTGAGACAAGTGATGCAGAAACAAGCGGCGATGCAACGGAGCTTTCTCGAGGCGCTTGAGAAGAGAGAACAAGAACGTCTTGCTCGAGAAGAAGCTTGGAAACGCCAAGAGATGTCTCGGTTAGCTCGAGAGCACGAGATCATGGCTCAAGAACGAGCGGCTTCTGCTTCCCGTGACGCTGCAATCATCTCATTGATCCAGAAAATTACTGGCCATACCATTCAGTTACCTCATTCTTTATCATCACAACCGTCTCCGCCGCCTCCTGCCGCTAAACGTCCTTCATCACAAGCTGTCGAACCACCTCTTTCACAACCAATAATGGCGATTCCACAACAGCAAGTTCTTCCTCCGCCTCCTCCGCATcaaccacaacaacaacaacaacaagagatgATTATGAGCTCGGATCAATCGTTACCGTCATCATCGAGATGGCCAAAGGAGGAGATTCTTGCTCTTATAAACCTGAGGAGCGGAATGGAACCAAGGTACCAAGATAATGTCCCTAAAGGACTTTTATGGGAAGAGATATCAACTTCAATGAAGAGAATGGGATACAACAGAAACGCAAAGAGATGCAAAGAGAAATgggaaaacataaacaaatactACAAAAAAGTTAAAGAAAGCAACAAGAAACGTCCTCAAGATGCTAAGACATGTCCTTATTATCACCGCCTTGATCTTCTTTACAGCAGCAAAGTACTCGGTAGTGGTGCCGGTTCTAGCACTTCTTCTCTACCTCAAGACCAAATATCAACAATACAAAAGCAGAGTCCGGTCTCTGCAATGAAGCCGTCACAAGAAGGGGATGTTTACGTCCATCAAACTCACGGCTCAGCTTCAAGTGAGGAAGAAGAACCAAGAGAGGAAACTCCACAAGGAGCGGAGAAG AAGACCTTGTGA
- the LOC106408236 gene encoding uncharacterized protein LOC106408236, which produces MEEMGTGFASLFLPTNHNDLLVLCQKKKSSRSSTKPKASFWLANKLLKLKDVVFPLIKLRLENGTSARFWFDNWSPFESIATYLNLTGSRLGIPLSATVASLSRNGNWRLPPARSEQQTQLQIHLTTVNLTSDKDYFEWEIDSRVTTTFSTGDVYTYLRGTVNEVDWATVVWNSYGISRHNFHTWLMILDRCPTRDRLLRWGISVSHLCLLCNNASESRDHIYFDCNFSFDLWAISARRCGLTPNRSWSDTITQLKSLPMDRSSRPHRLLVLLAWQSTIYWVWNERNARLHSNTYRSIDSLFKTIDLQIRNRTQSFRVTNPRLSSQLLQSWIRLA; this is translated from the exons ATGGAGGAAATGGGTACAG GCTTTGCTTCTCTTTTCTTGCCTACAAACCATAACGATCTCCTTGTTCT atgtcaaaagaaaaagagttcccGCTCATCAACCAAACCGAAGGCTTCCTTCTGGCTCGCAAACAAGTTGCTCAAGCTCAAAGATGTAGTCTTCCCGCTCATCAAGCTTCGACTGGAGAATGGTACGTCGGCACGGTTCTGGTTTGATAATTGGTCGCCTTTTGAAAGCATTGCTACCTATCTCAACTTGACTGGCTCAAGACTTGGCATCCCACTATCTGCAACGGTAGCTTCTCTCTCTAGGAACGGTAACTGGCGTCTCCCACCTGCAAGATCAGAGCAACAAACCCAACTTCAGATTCACTTGACGACTGTCAATTTAACTTCAGATAAAGACTACTTCGAATGGGAAATTGATAGTAGGGTCACCACCACCTTCTCAACTGGTGATGTCTATACCTATCTTAGAGGAACAGTGAATGAGGTTGACTGGGCTACTGTGGTTTGGAACTCTTATGGGATCTCTCGTCACAACTTCCACACATGGCTAATGATTTTGGATAGGTGCCCGACGAGAGACCGCTTGCTCCGTTGGGGAATCTCAGTTTCACATCTCTGCTTGCTGTGTAACAATGCTTCTGAGAGCCGTGATCACATCTATTTCGACTGTAACTTCTCCTTCGACTTATGGGCAATAAGCGCGAGGAGATGTGGGCTCACTCCAAACCGTTCCTGGTCAGACACCATCACGCAACTGAAAAGCCTCCCAATGGACCGTTCATCGAGACCTCATAGACTTCTAGTCCTCCTAGCTTGGCAATCTACGATTTATTGGGTCTGGAATGAGAGAAACGCACGGTTGCACTCTAACACCTATCGCTCCATCGACTCTCTCTTCAAAACTATTGATCTTCAGATTAGAAACAGAACTCAGAGTTTCCGGGTGACTAACCCAAGACTGTCTTCCCAACTACTACAGTCCTGGATCCGACTTGCATGA
- the LOC106411543 gene encoding transmembrane protein 120 homolog isoform X1, with protein MEVEEEVRRIVEQVKELHDSATSFVSSSSHEELSLRKRSSLVDASITRLHSILLSDKHHDPKLLEKLEEDLQRARCMLADGDTSSFLPSKPQGRFVRMFLGPVNVRASRKDIQLKVKEEYNSYRDRTALLFLVFPAILLTLRSYVWEGCLPAFPVQLYQAWLLFLYAGLAMRENILRANGSDIRSWWLYHHYCAMAMALVSLTWEIRGQPNCVQKQKGVRLFLQWAMMQGVAMLLQNRYQRQRLYTRIALGKAKRMDVVWGETAGVDGQLLLLCPILFTLQGFEAYVGLQLLRTALTGVVGEWQVLICGILLVVMAIGNFINTVETLMVKSRFKAKMKRSKSRAELD; from the exons ATGGAGGTTGAAGAAGAAGTGAGACGGATCGTGGAGCAGGTTAAGGAGCTTCACGACTCTGCGACCTCCttcgtctcttcttcttcccacGAAGAGCTCTCCCTCCGCAAGAGATCCTCCCTCGTTGACGCTTCAATCACCCGCCTACACTCCATCCTTCTCTCCGACAAACATCATGAtcccaagcttctcgaaaag CTAGAGGAGGATCTGCAACGGGCTAGGTGCATGCTTGCAGATGGAGACACTTCCTCTTTTCTCCCCTCCAAACCTCAAG GACGCTTTGTGAGGATGTTCTTAGGGCCAGTCAATGTTCGAGCCTCGAGGAAAGATATACAGCTTAAAGTCAAAGAAGAATACAATAGCTACAGA GATAGAACAGCTCTTCTTTTCCTTGTTTTCCCTGCAATACTTTTGACCCTAAGATCTTATGTATGGGAGGGATGTCTGCCTGCATTCCCTGTTCAGCTCTACCAG GCTTGGCTTCTGTTCCTTTATGCTGGTTTGGCTATGCGAGAGAACATTTTGAGAGCCAATGGGAGCGATATCCGTTCTTG GTGGCTTTATCATCATTACTGTGCCATGGCTATGGCCCTTGTCAGTCTCACATGGGAGATCAGAGGTCAACCAAATTGCGTTCAGAAGCAG AAAGGAGTCCGTCTTTTCCTCCAGTGGGCTATGATGCAAGGTGTTGCGATGCTTCTGCAAAACAGATATCAGCGCCAAAGATTATACACTCGCATTGCACTAGGAAAG GCTAAGAGGATGGACGTTGTATGGGGAGAAACGGCTGGAGTAGACGGGCAATTATTGCTGTTGTGTCCTATTTTGTTCACTCTACAG GGCTTTGAAGCATATGTTGGACTGCAGTTGCTCAGGACAGCACTAACTGGGGTAGTCGGCGAATGGCAG GTATTGATTTGTGGAATACTTCTGGTTGTGATGGCAATTGGAAATTTCATAAACACGGTAGAAACGTTGATGGTGAAGTCAAGGTTCAAGGCTAAGATGAAGCGAAGTAAAAGCAGAGCAGAGCTCGATTAA
- the LOC106411543 gene encoding transmembrane protein 120 homolog isoform X2 codes for MEVEEEVRRIVEQVKELHDSATSFVSSSSHEELSLRKRSSLVDASITRLHSILLSDKHHDPKLLEKLEEDLQRARCMLADGDTSSFLPSKPQGRFVRMFLGPVNVRASRKDIQLKVKEEYNSYRDRTALLFLVFPAILLTLRSYVWEGCLPAFPVQLYQAWLLFLYAGLAMRENILRANGSDIRSWWLYHHYCAMAMALVSLTWEIRGQPNCVQKQKGVRLFLQWAMMQGVAMLLQNRYQRQRLYTRIALGKAKRMDVVWGETAGVDGQLLLLCPILFTLQLRALKHMLDCSCSGQH; via the exons ATGGAGGTTGAAGAAGAAGTGAGACGGATCGTGGAGCAGGTTAAGGAGCTTCACGACTCTGCGACCTCCttcgtctcttcttcttcccacGAAGAGCTCTCCCTCCGCAAGAGATCCTCCCTCGTTGACGCTTCAATCACCCGCCTACACTCCATCCTTCTCTCCGACAAACATCATGAtcccaagcttctcgaaaag CTAGAGGAGGATCTGCAACGGGCTAGGTGCATGCTTGCAGATGGAGACACTTCCTCTTTTCTCCCCTCCAAACCTCAAG GACGCTTTGTGAGGATGTTCTTAGGGCCAGTCAATGTTCGAGCCTCGAGGAAAGATATACAGCTTAAAGTCAAAGAAGAATACAATAGCTACAGA GATAGAACAGCTCTTCTTTTCCTTGTTTTCCCTGCAATACTTTTGACCCTAAGATCTTATGTATGGGAGGGATGTCTGCCTGCATTCCCTGTTCAGCTCTACCAG GCTTGGCTTCTGTTCCTTTATGCTGGTTTGGCTATGCGAGAGAACATTTTGAGAGCCAATGGGAGCGATATCCGTTCTTG GTGGCTTTATCATCATTACTGTGCCATGGCTATGGCCCTTGTCAGTCTCACATGGGAGATCAGAGGTCAACCAAATTGCGTTCAGAAGCAG AAAGGAGTCCGTCTTTTCCTCCAGTGGGCTATGATGCAAGGTGTTGCGATGCTTCTGCAAAACAGATATCAGCGCCAAAGATTATACACTCGCATTGCACTAGGAAAG GCTAAGAGGATGGACGTTGTATGGGGAGAAACGGCTGGAGTAGACGGGCAATTATTGCTGTTGTGTCCTATTTTGTTCACTCTACAG CTTAGGGCTTTGAAGCATATGTTGGACTGCAGTTGCTCAGGACAGCACTAA